Proteins encoded by one window of Petrotoga sp. 9PW.55.5.1:
- a CDS encoding PLP-dependent aminotransferase family protein: MNDIFSDRIKNVPKSFIREILKVIDDPEIISFAGGLPNKDLFPVEEIRKAADYQFDNFGKEVLQYSTTEGYLPLRQYIADRFNKRNNLNISVDEVLITHGSQQALDLIGKIFLNDEDCIVIEEPGYLGAIQCLSVFSKNFKTIKLNDDGLNLEELEKILEKYSPKLLYVVPNFQNPSGITYTNQNREEIANILKRYNTYLIEDDPYGELRFEGEQANTFKKLLPEKSIILGSFSKIVAPGFRLGWVIAPKEVMSNLVIAKQAADLHSNYVGQRIIYQFLKDNELDKHISKIKERYGSQKRAMIESIKKHFPKNIKYTNPEGGMFLWVTLPNNYSAMELFEKTIKAKVAFVPGDPFYVNKTNVNTLRINYSCSDEQTIEEGIKRLASCIKELVV; encoded by the coding sequence TTGAACGATATATTTTCAGATCGTATAAAAAATGTTCCAAAATCTTTTATACGAGAGATTCTTAAAGTTATCGATGATCCTGAAATAATTTCATTTGCAGGTGGATTACCTAACAAAGATTTATTTCCAGTCGAAGAAATAAGAAAAGCAGCAGATTATCAATTTGATAACTTTGGTAAAGAAGTTCTTCAATACAGTACAACAGAAGGATATTTACCCCTAAGACAATATATAGCAGATAGATTCAATAAAAGAAATAATCTCAATATTTCTGTGGACGAAGTATTGATAACGCATGGATCTCAACAAGCCTTAGATTTAATCGGTAAGATATTTCTAAATGATGAAGATTGTATTGTTATAGAAGAACCTGGATATCTGGGTGCTATTCAATGTTTATCAGTATTTTCCAAAAACTTTAAAACTATCAAATTAAATGACGATGGTTTAAATTTAGAAGAATTAGAAAAAATATTAGAAAAGTATTCTCCCAAGCTGTTATACGTTGTACCAAACTTTCAAAATCCATCTGGTATAACATACACCAATCAAAACAGAGAAGAAATCGCGAATATTTTAAAAAGGTATAACACCTACCTCATTGAAGATGATCCTTATGGGGAATTAAGATTTGAAGGAGAACAAGCAAATACTTTTAAAAAATTGCTTCCAGAAAAATCGATAATATTAGGATCTTTTTCTAAAATAGTGGCACCAGGATTTAGGTTAGGATGGGTAATTGCTCCCAAAGAAGTTATGTCAAACCTTGTAATAGCAAAACAAGCTGCAGATTTACACTCTAACTACGTTGGTCAAAGAATAATCTATCAATTTCTAAAAGATAATGAACTTGATAAGCATATTTCTAAAATAAAAGAAAGGTATGGAAGCCAAAAAAGGGCGATGATTGAAAGTATTAAAAAACACTTTCCAAAAAATATAAAATACACAAACCCAGAAGGCGGTATGTTCCTGTGGGTAACTTTACCAAACAATTATTCAGCCATGGAATTATTTGAAAAAACAATAAAAGCAAAAGTCGCTTTCGTTCCTGGCGACCCATTCTACGTTAACAAAACAAACGTTAATACTTTACGGATAAACTATTCTTGTTCTGATGAACAAACGATCGAAGAAGGCATCAAAAGATTGGCTTCTTGTATTAAAGAATTAGTTGTCTAA
- the cimA gene encoding citramalate synthase, protein MNTSKVKIFDTTLRDGTQGEGVSLTVKDKLKIAQKLDEYGIDYIEGGWPGSNPKDEEFFQEIKKISLKNSEIVAFSSTKRHGIKAQDDPNIVKLLYSGVKTVTIFAKSWDFHVTDALGISLDDNLKLIADTVSFLKKHGIEVFFDGEHFFDGFNHNPNYALKTLEVARDSGASIAILCDTNGGQTTKRMREIIKVVKEKLNMPLGIHAHNDSGLAVANSIIAFEEGIEQIQGTVGGLGERCGNADLCTIIPILKFKYDIDLPKINLEKTTHLYNYVMEVANITPDNRKPFVGRSAFTHKGGIHVSAILKNPLTYEHIAPELVGNERRILVSELAGKSNLKSKIEELGFSLSSFSDDQIKKLTLKIKEYEHDGYQFEGADASLKLLLLREFFDYNPDFQIENFNILSYNFGEGTTTDAAVKVRINDEMVHTVASGDGPVNALDKALRKALENHFPILRNMKLIDYKVRVLDSASGTAAKVRVLIETSDTEKSWTTVGVSTNIIQASWKALIDSIEYGLYANLPSKIENIYN, encoded by the coding sequence ATGAACACTTCAAAAGTAAAGATATTTGACACAACTTTAAGAGATGGAACCCAAGGGGAAGGAGTTTCCCTCACAGTAAAAGACAAATTAAAAATCGCTCAAAAATTGGATGAATATGGCATAGACTATATTGAAGGGGGATGGCCAGGTTCTAATCCTAAAGATGAAGAATTCTTTCAGGAAATTAAAAAAATATCTTTAAAAAACAGCGAAATAGTTGCATTTAGTTCCACAAAAAGACATGGAATAAAGGCTCAAGATGATCCCAACATTGTAAAATTACTATATTCCGGGGTCAAAACGGTAACCATATTTGCCAAAAGTTGGGACTTTCATGTAACTGACGCCTTGGGGATCTCGCTCGATGATAATCTAAAACTTATAGCTGATACAGTATCTTTTTTAAAGAAACACGGTATAGAAGTATTTTTTGATGGAGAACATTTTTTCGATGGTTTTAATCATAATCCTAACTACGCTTTAAAAACACTTGAAGTAGCTAGAGATTCTGGGGCTTCGATAGCAATTTTGTGTGACACTAATGGTGGTCAAACTACAAAAAGAATGCGAGAAATAATAAAAGTAGTAAAGGAAAAATTAAATATGCCACTTGGTATACATGCTCATAATGACTCTGGCCTCGCTGTAGCTAACTCTATTATAGCTTTTGAAGAAGGAATAGAACAGATTCAAGGAACAGTAGGAGGATTAGGAGAAAGATGCGGGAATGCGGATCTATGCACGATAATACCCATCTTAAAATTTAAATATGACATAGATCTTCCCAAAATTAATTTAGAAAAAACCACACATTTATACAATTACGTTATGGAAGTTGCAAATATAACTCCAGATAACCGAAAACCTTTTGTAGGAAGAAGTGCCTTCACACACAAAGGTGGAATACATGTAAGTGCAATATTAAAAAATCCTCTTACATATGAACACATAGCTCCAGAATTAGTAGGTAATGAAAGAAGAATACTGGTATCAGAATTAGCTGGAAAAAGTAATTTGAAATCTAAAATAGAAGAATTGGGTTTTAGTTTATCTTCTTTTTCAGATGATCAAATCAAAAAATTGACACTAAAAATTAAAGAGTACGAACACGATGGTTACCAATTTGAAGGAGCAGATGCTTCTTTAAAACTTTTATTATTGCGCGAATTTTTTGATTACAACCCCGATTTTCAAATAGAAAATTTTAATATTCTTAGTTATAATTTTGGCGAAGGAACTACAACCGACGCTGCTGTCAAGGTTAGGATAAATGATGAGATGGTTCATACAGTAGCTTCTGGAGATGGACCGGTTAATGCTTTGGATAAAGCCCTTAGAAAAGCTTTAGAAAATCATTTCCCCATTTTAAGAAATATGAAGTTAATAGATTACAAAGTAAGGGTATTAGATAGCGCATCTGGAACAGCAGCAAAAGTTAGAGTTTTAATTGAAACGTCTGATACTGAAAAATCTTGGACAACAGTAGGTGTTTCAACTAACATAATTCAAGCTAGCTGGAAAGCGCTAATAGACAGCATTGAATACGGATTATACGCAAATTTGCCTTCTAAAATAGAAAATATATATAACTGA
- a CDS encoding 3-isopropylmalate dehydrogenase, translated as MPSIAVIPGDGIGKEVTKEGLKILNYMNDQHNLNLKFEEFDIGADRYLKTGELVSDATLKKLETFDAIYLGAVGDPRVPAGVLEHGILLKLRFHFDQYVNLRPIKLLNDKFSPLKNKGVKDINFTVIRENTEGLYSGIGGFLKKGTKDEVAMQEMISTRKGVERIIRYAFEYAKKSQGKLTLCDKSNVLTYSHNLWLRVFEELKSEYSEVETNHYYVDAITMKMVRNPEIFDVIVTCNMFGDIITDLGAEIQGGMGLAASGNINPETVSMFEPVHGSAPDIAGKGLANPIAAILAAAMMLEYFGKEKLSKEIEEAIKEAIDKNLVTKDMGGLLTTSEMGDEIVKIIKRG; from the coding sequence ATGCCATCAATTGCAGTAATACCTGGAGATGGAATAGGAAAAGAAGTAACAAAAGAAGGCCTGAAAATTTTAAATTATATGAATGACCAACATAACTTGAATTTAAAGTTTGAAGAGTTTGATATAGGAGCGGACAGATACTTAAAAACAGGTGAATTAGTTTCGGATGCAACTTTAAAAAAATTAGAAACGTTTGATGCAATTTATTTAGGGGCTGTTGGAGATCCAAGAGTACCTGCAGGAGTTTTAGAACATGGGATTTTACTTAAATTACGTTTTCACTTTGATCAATATGTAAATTTGAGGCCTATAAAACTGTTAAACGATAAGTTTTCTCCCTTAAAAAACAAAGGAGTAAAAGATATAAATTTCACAGTAATAAGAGAAAATACAGAAGGCCTTTATTCCGGCATAGGTGGCTTTCTAAAAAAAGGAACAAAAGATGAAGTTGCGATGCAAGAGATGATTTCTACGCGAAAAGGCGTAGAAAGAATAATTAGATACGCTTTTGAATATGCAAAAAAATCTCAAGGTAAATTGACACTTTGCGATAAAAGTAATGTTCTCACATACTCTCATAATCTATGGTTGAGAGTATTTGAAGAATTAAAAAGCGAGTATTCAGAGGTAGAAACTAACCATTACTACGTAGATGCAATAACTATGAAAATGGTTAGAAACCCTGAGATCTTCGATGTTATCGTTACTTGCAATATGTTTGGGGATATAATAACAGACTTGGGAGCAGAAATCCAAGGAGGAATGGGATTAGCAGCTTCTGGAAACATCAATCCAGAGACAGTTTCCATGTTTGAACCCGTACATGGTTCCGCGCCAGATATAGCGGGAAAAGGTTTAGCCAATCCAATAGCAGCAATATTAGCAGCGGCAATGATGTTAGAATATTTTGGAAAAGAAAAGTTATCAAAAGAAATAGAAGAAGCAATAAAGGAAGCAATAGACAAAAATTTAGTTACCAAAGATATGGGTGGACTTTTAACGACCAGTGAAATGGGAGATGAAATCGTTAAAATAATAAAAAGAGGGTGA
- the leuD gene encoding 3-isopropylmalate dehydratase small subunit — MKFKGKVFKYGDNVDTDVIIPARYLNNPEPEILAQHCMEDIDPDYVKKVKKGDIIVAGKNFGSGSSREHAPLAIKASGASCVIAESFARIFYRNAINIGLPILVSKEAVQNIKDGSEIEVDLDRGTIKDLITGEVYYSEKYPEFLQEIISSGGLIEKIKKEVIQ; from the coding sequence ATGAAATTCAAAGGAAAAGTTTTTAAATACGGAGATAATGTGGATACAGACGTTATTATACCTGCAAGATACCTAAATAATCCTGAACCAGAAATACTAGCCCAACATTGTATGGAAGATATAGATCCTGACTACGTTAAAAAAGTAAAAAAAGGAGACATTATCGTTGCAGGGAAAAACTTTGGGTCTGGAAGCTCTAGAGAGCATGCACCATTGGCTATTAAGGCGTCTGGTGCTTCGTGTGTAATAGCTGAAAGTTTTGCAAGAATATTTTATCGCAATGCTATAAATATCGGACTACCTATTCTTGTATCAAAAGAAGCTGTTCAAAACATAAAAGACGGTTCTGAAATTGAAGTTGATCTAGATAGAGGTACTATTAAAGATTTGATTACAGGAGAAGTGTATTACTCTGAAAAATATCCCGAGTTCCTCCAAGAAATAATCTCATCTGGAGGATTAATAGAAAAGATAAAAAAGGAGGTCATTCAATAA
- the leuC gene encoding 3-isopropylmalate dehydratase large subunit translates to MTIVEKILANHSNKKEVKPGEIVNAKVDMVLGNDVTSPVAIKEFKKIGLSKVFDKQRVAIVPDHFTPNKDIKSAQNALFIRKFAKEMEIVNYFEIGQMGIEHCLLPEKGLTLPGEIIIGADSHTCTYGALNALGTGVGSTDMAAAMATGYLWFRVPETIKIIYNGKLNPWVSGKDLILYTIGDIGVDGALYKSIEFTGETIKDLSMDARMTMANMAIEAGGKCGLFEYDEKTEEYLKNRAVREYNPVSSDPDANYERIIEYDVSRIEPQVAFPHLPENTKSVYEAKGIKIDQVVIGSCTNGRLEDLRIAEKILKNNKVNKEVRCIIFPGTQDIYLQALKEGLIETFIEAGAAVSTPTCGPCLGGHMGILAKGEKAISTTNRNFVGRMGHPESEVYLSNPAVAAASAVTGYISHPEEVLK, encoded by the coding sequence ATGACGATAGTTGAAAAAATATTAGCAAATCATTCTAATAAAAAAGAAGTAAAACCTGGTGAAATTGTAAACGCTAAGGTAGATATGGTTCTTGGAAACGATGTAACTAGTCCAGTCGCAATAAAAGAATTTAAAAAAATAGGTTTATCAAAAGTATTTGATAAGCAAAGAGTTGCCATTGTTCCTGATCATTTTACACCCAATAAAGATATAAAATCAGCACAAAATGCCCTATTTATTAGGAAATTTGCAAAAGAAATGGAGATTGTGAATTACTTTGAAATAGGACAAATGGGTATCGAACATTGTTTACTTCCTGAAAAAGGGTTAACATTACCTGGAGAAATTATAATTGGTGCTGATTCACACACTTGTACATACGGAGCTTTAAATGCTTTAGGTACAGGAGTTGGAAGTACGGATATGGCTGCTGCCATGGCCACAGGTTATTTATGGTTCAGAGTACCTGAAACTATTAAGATAATTTATAATGGAAAGTTAAATCCTTGGGTAAGCGGAAAAGACTTAATCCTTTATACAATTGGTGATATAGGGGTAGATGGGGCATTATACAAATCCATAGAATTCACAGGAGAAACTATTAAAGATCTTTCAATGGACGCAAGAATGACGATGGCTAACATGGCTATAGAAGCTGGCGGTAAATGTGGCTTATTTGAATATGATGAAAAAACTGAAGAATACCTTAAAAATAGAGCAGTAAGAGAATATAACCCTGTATCGAGTGACCCAGATGCTAATTATGAAAGAATAATAGAATACGACGTATCAAGAATAGAACCTCAAGTTGCATTCCCTCATCTTCCAGAAAACACAAAATCTGTTTACGAAGCAAAAGGTATAAAAATTGACCAAGTAGTTATAGGTTCATGTACAAATGGAAGATTAGAAGATCTGAGAATAGCTGAAAAAATTCTCAAGAATAATAAAGTAAATAAAGAGGTTCGGTGTATTATATTTCCTGGTACACAAGATATTTATTTACAAGCTTTAAAAGAAGGATTGATTGAAACATTTATAGAAGCTGGAGCAGCGGTTAGTACGCCAACATGTGGACCATGTCTTGGGGGTCATATGGGTATTTTAGCAAAAGGGGAAAAAGCTATCTCAACAACGAACAGAAATTTTGTTGGAAGAATGGGCCATCCAGAAAGCGAAGTTTACCTATCTAATCCTGCTGTTGCAGCTGCCTCAGCGGTCACAGGATATATTTCTCATCCTGAGGAGGTTTTAAAATGA
- a CDS encoding 2-isopropylmalate synthase, translating into MRKVKIFDTTLRDGEQSPGVSLTIEEKLAIAEQLSLLKVDVIEAGFPISSESDFESVKEIAKKIRDVEIAALARSNYKDIDCAWEALQEAEDPRIHVFIATSPIHMKYKLKMNEEQVLEKAIEAVRYASKYTSNIEFSAEDASRSNLEFLYKLFEKVIEAGAKVINVPDTVGYAIPEEFGEFIRKIKENTKNIDKIELSVHCHNDLGMATANTLAALKNGADQAEVAVNGIGERAGNAALEEVIMSLVTRKDYFQDFIVTQDTTKIMKLSNMVSKFTGMVIQPNKAIVGKNAFAHESGIHQDGVIKERTTYEIMDAKSIGLEKNNLVLGKHSGRHAFKEFLVKTGYKIDDENFEKLFLKFKDLASKKKNLNQVDVEALINDELYKAEDYYKLEYLSVTTGNTTLPTATIKVKVGDEVIEKAACSGDGPIDAIFKAINEIVDKDNISLLSYKIEGVTEGTDALGETTVKLKIDDDIFVGHSVETDITHASTLAYLNALNKYMTKKLQEAKKI; encoded by the coding sequence TTGAGAAAAGTCAAAATTTTTGATACTACCTTGAGAGATGGGGAACAATCTCCTGGAGTCAGTTTAACAATCGAAGAGAAACTTGCAATTGCTGAACAATTGTCATTACTGAAGGTTGACGTTATAGAAGCTGGATTTCCCATATCTTCTGAAAGTGATTTTGAAAGTGTAAAAGAAATAGCAAAAAAAATAAGAGATGTTGAAATTGCTGCTTTGGCTAGATCCAATTACAAAGACATAGATTGTGCTTGGGAAGCCCTTCAAGAAGCAGAGGACCCTCGTATTCATGTTTTTATAGCAACTTCTCCAATTCACATGAAATACAAGTTAAAAATGAACGAAGAACAAGTTTTAGAAAAAGCAATAGAAGCGGTCAGATACGCCAGTAAGTACACTTCAAATATTGAATTTTCAGCAGAAGATGCCTCTAGAAGTAACTTAGAATTTCTATATAAACTATTTGAAAAGGTAATTGAAGCAGGAGCAAAAGTCATAAACGTCCCAGATACAGTAGGTTATGCCATTCCTGAAGAGTTCGGGGAGTTTATAAGAAAAATAAAGGAAAACACCAAAAATATTGACAAAATAGAATTAAGTGTTCATTGTCACAATGACTTAGGAATGGCTACGGCTAATACATTAGCTGCTTTAAAAAACGGAGCCGATCAGGCAGAAGTTGCGGTTAATGGAATAGGAGAAAGAGCAGGTAACGCTGCCTTAGAAGAAGTAATAATGTCTTTGGTTACAAGAAAAGATTATTTTCAAGATTTTATAGTAACTCAGGATACCACCAAAATCATGAAATTAAGCAATATGGTTTCTAAATTTACAGGTATGGTTATACAGCCAAACAAAGCAATAGTTGGGAAAAATGCCTTCGCTCATGAGTCAGGAATACATCAAGACGGAGTTATCAAAGAAAGAACAACCTATGAAATAATGGATGCTAAAAGTATTGGATTAGAAAAAAACAACTTAGTCTTGGGAAAACATTCTGGAAGACATGCTTTCAAAGAATTTTTGGTTAAAACTGGTTACAAGATTGATGATGAAAACTTTGAAAAACTTTTCTTGAAATTTAAGGATTTAGCAAGTAAGAAGAAGAATCTAAATCAAGTAGATGTGGAAGCTTTGATAAACGATGAACTATACAAAGCAGAAGATTACTACAAACTTGAATATCTATCAGTTACAACAGGAAACACCACTCTTCCAACAGCTACAATAAAAGTCAAAGTTGGCGATGAGGTGATAGAAAAAGCTGCTTGCAGCGGTGATGGACCAATAGATGCCATATTTAAAGCTATAAATGAAATCGTTGATAAAGACAATATATCTCTTTTATCTTATAAAATTGAGGGAGTCACCGAAGGAACAGACGCCCTAGGCGAAACAACCGTGAAACTTAAAATAGATGATGACATATTTGTTGGTCATTCTGTTGAAACAGATATAACCCATGCCAGTACTTTGGCATACTTAAATGCCTTGAACAAATATATGACAAAAAAACTACAGGAAGCCAAAAAAATATAA
- the ilvC gene encoding ketol-acid reductoisomerase, translated as MVETFYEKDANLDLLKGKTIAVIGYGSQGHAQAQNLKDSGLNVIIGLKKDSKSIEIAKKDGFEVYDTPEAVKKGDIIQVLIPDEVQSFVYKKDIEPNLEEGNALGFSHGFNIHFGQIVPPKNIDVFMVAPKSPGHLVRRMFKEGKGVPGLLAVQQDYSGKAKDLGLAYAKGIGCTRAGVIKTTFKEETETDLFGEQAVLCGGVTSLIKAGFETLVEAGYQPEIAYFECLNELKLIVDLIFEGGLKKMRYSVSDTAQYGDLTVGPKVIDQRVKNTMKEVLENIQNGNFARDWILENQANRPVFNALTERDNNSLLEQVGEKLRAMMPWVENNYD; from the coding sequence ATGGTCGAAACATTTTATGAAAAAGATGCCAACTTAGATTTATTAAAAGGAAAAACTATAGCTGTAATTGGTTATGGAAGTCAAGGACATGCACAGGCGCAAAATTTGAAAGATAGTGGTTTAAACGTAATAATAGGTTTAAAAAAGGACAGCAAATCAATAGAAATAGCAAAAAAAGATGGCTTTGAAGTATACGATACACCTGAAGCTGTAAAAAAAGGAGATATTATACAAGTTCTAATACCTGATGAAGTTCAAAGTTTTGTTTATAAAAAAGATATAGAACCTAATCTAGAAGAAGGAAATGCCTTAGGGTTCTCTCATGGTTTTAATATTCATTTTGGTCAAATTGTGCCACCTAAAAATATAGATGTTTTTATGGTCGCGCCAAAAAGTCCGGGACATTTGGTTAGGAGAATGTTTAAAGAAGGCAAAGGAGTTCCCGGCCTTTTAGCTGTTCAACAAGATTATTCTGGGAAAGCAAAAGATTTAGGACTAGCATACGCTAAAGGAATTGGTTGTACTAGAGCGGGTGTAATAAAAACGACTTTCAAAGAAGAAACAGAAACTGATCTGTTTGGTGAACAAGCCGTTCTTTGTGGGGGGGTTACTTCTTTAATAAAAGCAGGATTTGAAACCCTTGTTGAAGCTGGTTATCAACCTGAAATAGCATATTTTGAATGTTTAAACGAATTAAAATTAATCGTTGATTTGATATTTGAAGGCGGATTGAAGAAAATGAGATACTCCGTAAGTGATACTGCTCAATACGGTGATCTAACCGTTGGCCCTAAAGTAATTGATCAAAGGGTTAAAAATACGATGAAAGAAGTTCTTGAAAATATACAAAACGGTAATTTTGCAAGAGATTGGATATTGGAAAACCAAGCTAACAGACCTGTTTTTAACGCTTTAACTGAAAGAGATAACAATTCACTACTTGAACAGGTTGGAGAAAAATTAAGAGCTATGATGCCCTGGGTTGAAAATAATTATGATTAA
- the ilvN gene encoding acetolactate synthase small subunit, producing the protein MRHILSVTVNNQPAVLARISGLFSRRNFNITSLNVGETESPEYSRMTIVVEGNKDTLEQVKKQLYKLIDVIKITELNQANMIERDMAIIKVNCGKKLRNQVIQVVDVFRGKVVDFSPESISVEITGDENKINAFIEIMKDFGIRDIVRTGIVAMDREINNKVVLNS; encoded by the coding sequence ATGAGACACATTCTATCAGTAACTGTGAATAATCAACCTGCTGTATTGGCAAGGATATCTGGACTATTTAGTAGAAGAAACTTTAACATAACTAGTTTAAACGTGGGAGAAACAGAAAGTCCCGAATATTCCCGAATGACTATAGTAGTGGAAGGAAACAAAGACACCTTGGAGCAAGTTAAAAAACAACTGTATAAATTAATTGATGTAATTAAAATTACGGAACTTAATCAAGCTAATATGATAGAAAGGGATATGGCAATAATAAAAGTGAATTGTGGTAAAAAATTAAGAAATCAAGTAATTCAAGTGGTTGATGTATTTAGAGGGAAAGTAGTTGACTTCTCTCCAGAAAGTATAAGTGTTGAAATAACTGGTGATGAGAACAAAATAAATGCTTTTATAGAAATAATGAAAGATTTTGGAATAAGGGACATTGTAAGAACAGGAATAGTAGCTATGGATAGGGAAATAAACAATAAAGTTGTTTTAAATTCATAA
- the ilvB gene encoding biosynthetic-type acetolactate synthase large subunit: protein MPIYSGARILIESLLRENVEVVFGYPGGKVIPLYDELYDAPIKHILVRHEQGAAHAADGYARSTGKVGVCIATSGPGATNLVTGIATAYMDSIPLVAFTGQAPTNLIGTDSFQEIDIRGITLPITKHNYMVTNVKDLARIIKEAFYIARTGRPGPVLMDLPVDVLKAKADFIYPEKVNLPGYQPTYEGNYMQIKLAAEEINNSKKPIIFAGGGVINSNASQELTELAVKGKIPVVTSLMGIGAFPEDNELSLKMLGMHGTKYANYAISEADLIIGVGVRFDDRVTGKLETFAPNSKIVHIDIDPAEINKNVKVDIPIVGNAKDVLKKLVPLIKTIERKEWLKKIREWKNNYPLTYEINEDNIKPQYFIETLNKYCNEDRIVVTEVGQNQMWAAQFFEYHKPRTFITSGGLGTMGYGLPASMGVQIANPGKTVIMIAGDGSFQMNVQELATISNNKLPIKMIILNNGTLGMVRQWQELFFDERYSATMLENPDFVKLGEAYGIKSMRISKLNEVEVSIKQMLNHNGPVLLEVAIPLEENVFPMVPEGASIKEILEPKNKVIRKEIQGEIA, encoded by the coding sequence ATGCCGATCTATTCCGGGGCACGAATATTGATTGAATCTCTTTTAAGGGAAAACGTAGAGGTAGTATTTGGGTATCCAGGAGGGAAGGTGATTCCTCTATACGATGAGTTGTATGATGCACCAATTAAACACATTCTAGTTAGACACGAACAAGGTGCGGCACATGCTGCTGATGGATATGCTAGGAGTACTGGCAAAGTTGGAGTTTGTATAGCAACATCTGGACCAGGAGCAACGAATTTGGTAACTGGAATTGCAACAGCATATATGGATTCTATACCGTTAGTGGCTTTTACTGGTCAAGCACCAACCAACCTCATTGGTACAGATTCTTTTCAAGAAATTGATATAAGAGGGATTACGCTTCCAATTACAAAACATAATTATATGGTTACTAACGTAAAAGATCTTGCAAGGATAATAAAAGAAGCATTCTATATTGCAAGAACCGGAAGGCCTGGACCTGTTTTAATGGATCTACCAGTTGACGTTTTGAAAGCGAAAGCTGATTTTATCTATCCTGAAAAAGTTAACTTACCAGGATATCAACCTACTTATGAAGGGAATTACATGCAGATAAAATTAGCGGCAGAGGAAATAAACAATTCAAAAAAACCAATAATATTTGCAGGAGGCGGAGTTATAAACTCCAATGCTTCACAAGAACTAACTGAGTTAGCTGTCAAAGGAAAAATTCCAGTAGTAACCTCTTTGATGGGAATAGGAGCTTTTCCAGAAGATAATGAACTGTCTTTAAAGATGTTAGGTATGCACGGGACAAAATACGCCAATTATGCGATATCAGAAGCGGATTTGATTATCGGTGTTGGAGTACGCTTTGACGATAGGGTTACGGGGAAATTAGAAACCTTCGCACCAAATTCAAAGATAGTTCACATAGACATAGACCCAGCAGAGATAAACAAAAACGTTAAAGTAGATATACCTATCGTTGGTAATGCCAAAGATGTTTTGAAAAAATTAGTCCCTTTGATAAAAACAATAGAGAGAAAAGAATGGTTGAAAAAAATCAGGGAATGGAAAAATAATTATCCATTAACATACGAGATAAACGAAGATAATATTAAACCTCAATATTTTATAGAAACGCTAAACAAATATTGCAATGAGGACAGAATAGTAGTAACTGAAGTAGGTCAAAATCAGATGTGGGCAGCACAGTTTTTTGAATATCATAAACCAAGAACATTCATCACTTCTGGTGGGCTTGGAACGATGGGATACGGATTACCAGCAAGCATGGGGGTTCAAATAGCAAATCCCGGAAAAACCGTTATAATGATAGCCGGCGATGGAAGCTTTCAGATGAACGTGCAAGAGTTGGCAACTATCAGTAACAACAAACTACCGATAAAAATGATAATACTAAACAACGGAACTCTAGGAATGGTTAGGCAATGGCAAGAGCTTTTCTTTGATGAAAGATATTCAGCTACCATGCTTGAAAATCCTGATTTTGTTAAATTAGGAGAGGCTTATGGAATTAAATCCATGAGAATTTCGAAATTGAACGAAGTAGAAGTCTCAATAAAACAGATGTTAAATCATAATGGGCCGGTATTGTTAGAAGTTGCAATTCCTCTAGAAGAGAATGTGTTCCCTATGGTTCCTGAAGGAGCTTCAATAAAAGAGATTTTGGAACCAAAAAATAAAGTTATAAGAAAAGAAATACAGGGGGAGATAGCATGA